One segment of Manihot esculenta cultivar AM560-2 chromosome 4, M.esculenta_v8, whole genome shotgun sequence DNA contains the following:
- the LOC110613717 gene encoding translation initiation factor eIF-2B subunit beta, whose amino-acid sequence MPDVQALVNDFLNKLKKRKIEGSQATSRQTAELLRSVISQQRVPYNNQAGALIDAVKAVGEQLIAANPVELAVGNIVRRVLHIIREEDLSLTTAAMAGLNLSAVSDDEDDGERGDHPVLSAAVVAAAARSTLRPPSLQTLLEDMPDSAAIPHTSSSGGDSEGKSKSVDKSSRSRKLKHDVIEAVNELIQDITTCHEQIAEQAVEHIHQNEVILTLGSSRTVLEFLCAAKEKKRSFRVFVAEGAPRYQGHLLAKELVARGLQATLITDSAVFAMISRVNMVIVGAHAVMANGGVIAPVGLNMVALAAQKHAVPFVVLAGSHKLCPLYPHNPEVLLNELRSPSELLDFGEFSDCLDFGSATGSPLLHVVNPTFDYVPPKLVSLFITDTGGHNPSYMYRLIADYYSADDLVVRRRTTSGN is encoded by the exons ATGCCTGACGTGCAAGCTCTCGTCAATGATTTTCTTAACAAGCTTAAGAAGCG TAAGATTGAGGGCTCTCAGGCCACATCAAGACAGACAGCAGAGTTGTTACGGTCGGTAATCTCACAGCAGCGAGTGCCTTATAACAACCAAGCTGGAGCTTTGATTGATGCCGTGAAGGCTGTTGGAGAGCAGCTAATTGCTGCAAATCCTGTTG AGCTGGCTGTGGGTAATATAGTGAGGCGTGTTTTACACATTATTAGGGAGGAGGATCTTTCTCTGACCACAGCTGCTATGGCGGGATTGAACTTATCAGCTGTAAGTGATGATGAGGATGATGGTGAGCGAGGTGATCACCCGGTTTTATCAGCTGCTGTTGTTGCTGCTGCTGCAAGAAGTACTTTGCGTCCACCTTCCTTGCAGACTCTCCTGGAGGACATGCCTGACTCAGCAGCTATTCCTCATACTTCTTCATCAGGGGGTGATTCTGAAGGAAAAAGCAAAT CTGTCGATAAAAGTTCAAGAAGTCGGAAGCTGAAACATGATGTCATTGAAGCAGTTAATGAGCTTATACAAGATATCACTACTTGTCATGAACAGATTGCTGAGCAAGCAGTGGAACACATTCATCAAAA TGAGGTAATATTAACTCTAGGCAGTTCAAGAACAGTATTGGAATTCCTTTGTGCTGCAAAGGAGAAGAAAAGATCATTCAGAGTATTTGTTGCTGAGGGGGCTCCGAG GTATCAAGGGCATCTTCTTGCCAAAGAGTTGGTTGCAAGAGGTTTACAGGCCACTTTGATTACTGATTCTGCAGTTTTTGCCATGATTTCACGAGTGAACATG GTTATAGTTGGAGCTCATGCTGTCATGGCCAATGGTGGTGTTATAGCACCTGTTGGATTGAATATGGTTGCACTTGCTGCTCAAAAACATGCAGTTCCATTTGTTGTGCTTGCTGGTAGTCACAAG CTGTGCCCCTTGTATCCACACAATCCTGAGGTCTTACTAAATGAATTGAGATCCCCTTCTGAGCTGCTGGATTTTGGAGAATTCTCTGATTGCTTGGATTTTGGGAGTGCCACTGGTTCTCCTCTTCTGCATGTTGTCAATCCAACATTTGACTATGTACCACCAAAGCTTGTTAGTCTATTCATCACTGACAC CGGAGGGCATAATCCATCATACATGTATCGACTCATTGCTGATTATTATTCTGCTGATGATTTGGTGGTGCGACGAAGAACTACTTCTGGGAATTGA
- the LOC110613682 gene encoding putative disease resistance protein RGA3 — protein sequence MAVVGETSLSATFHIALENLASPILIEFGCRFGIDIDLKKLRRSLSKIQAVLNDAEGKQISDQEVKFWLNDLKQVAYDADDVLDEIATVAFRFNQQKKVTNLRPITKDFISKLGLDSKIKEINERLGEIAKDKDELGLREGVGVAWAELRERDRLQTSSLIDENRVIGRTGDIEKIVKLLVSDEFCGNDVAVLPIVGMGGLGKTTLAQRVYNDPLVTKNFELRTWICVSDDFNARRLTKSILDSIDRKSCDLVDLDALQTSLRDKLKGKKFLVVLDDVWTEKERDWDVLRLPFIAGALGSKIIVTTRSKKVASIMGTLPTYHLEVLSDDDCWLLFKQRAFIDGNEDAHPYLVSIGKEIVKKCRGLPLAAETLGGLLHAKTEIAEWEMISQSGIWELEYEENEIFPALRLSYNHLPAHLKQCFMYCSIFPKDYNFSKENLVLLWMAEGFVHRKGRRRLQEVASDYFDDLWMRSFFQSSKTDRLKFVMHDLIHDLAQAVAGEMCFRFEPEKLQNIPEMVRHSSVLVDTFKSVTLDALYTKRSLRTMLLLCNKISTRENSNLTVPHELLCSLKCLRSMDMSHISIKELPDSVGDLMHMRYLDLSHTDIKELPESICSLCNLQTLILANCNKLLLLPEGTKDLINLFHLDLTGCWHLRSMPPSFGTLTSLQRLHRFVAGNEAGRGINELKDMNELRATLCIDRIEDVTNIEDAREASLKRKQHIRKLVLRWSRSRRVRDAIDEELLECLEPHTHLRELTIDVYPGAKFPNWMGDSLSHLERIEFLHCNYCKTLPPLGQLPYLKYLTISTMQELESVGREFYGKGKNKGFPSLKTLKLEEMRSLREWEGIDHGDFPVLEDLAVLNCPSINNLPKFPSLNHLLLDDCHQTVLSSLHFLTSLSSLEILNFRRVYLLPDGLLQQLTALKNLKIKDFYRLEALQDELGLQDLQSLQNLEISCCPRLLSFGKKGLPSSLQHLSINMCSALKDVPTGLQNLNYLEQLHISKCPKLVSFPEEKLGSSLKNLRLSSCANLESLPIRLHELRHLESLSIQSCPKLACLPASGLPVSLRSLYIMECALLEERCAEGGEDLPKIEHIPEKHIGESKL from the coding sequence ATGGCAGTGGTAGGAGAGACTTCTCTTTCTGCTACTTTCCATATAGCGCTCGAGAATTTGGCTTCACCGATCTTGATAGAATTCGGGTGCCGGTTTGGGATTGATATAGATCTCAAGAAACTGCGCAGAAGCCTGTCAAAAATCCAAGCTGTGCTCAATGATGCTGAGGGAAAGCAGATCAGTGATCAAGAAGTCAAATTTTGGCTTAATGACCTCAAACAAGTCGCCTATGATGCAGATGATGTACTAGATGAGATTGCAACAGTAGCCTTTCGCTTTAATCAGCAGAAAAAGGTAACCAACTTGCGCCCTATAACCAAAGATTTTATTTCCAAACTTGGGCTAGATTCTAAGATAAAGGAAATTAATGAGCGGTTAGGCGAAATCGCAAAAGATAAGGATGAGCTTGGTTTGAGAGAGGGAGTTGGTGTAGCTtgggcagaattgagggagaggGACAGGCTGCAAACTAGCTCCTTGATAGATGAAAACCGGGTTATTGGTAGGACGGGGGACATTGAAAAGATAGTAAAATTGTTAGTGTCTGATGAGTTCTGTGGAAATGATGTTGCTGTTCTTCCCATTGTGGGGATGGGAGGCCTAGGAAAGACAACACTTGCTCAGCGTGTATACAATGATCCCTTGGTCACCAAGAACTTTGAGCTCAGAACATGGATTTGTGTCTCAGACGACTTCAATGCTCGAAGGCTTACAAAATCAATTTTGGATTCGATTGACAGGAAAAGTTGTGATCTTGTGGATTTGGATGCCCTTCAAACTAGTCTTCGTGACAAGTTGAAGGGGAAAAAATTCCTGGTTGTGCTTGATGATGTGTGGACTGAAAAGGAGAGAGATTGGGACGTGTTGCGCCTTCCTTTCATTGCAGGAGCATTGGGAAGTAAAATCATCGTAACTACCAGAAGTAAAAAAGTTGCATCAATCATGGGCACACTTCCAACATACCATTTGGAAGTTCTGTCCGACGATGATTGCTGGTTGTTGTTCAAGCAAAGGGCATTCATAGATGGGAATGAGGATGCGCATCCATACCTAGTATCAATTGGTAAGGAAATTGTGAAGAAATGTCGAGGTTTGCCCTTGGCGGCAGAGACACTTGGAGGACTCCTCCATGCAAAGACTGAAATTGCTGAATGGGAGATGATTTCACAAAGTGGTATATGGGAGTTGGAATACGAGGAAAACGAAATCTTTCCAGCCTTGAGACTAAGTTATAATCATCTTCCAGCACATCTTAAGCAGTGTTTCATGTACTGCTCAATATTTCCAAAAGATTACAATTTCAGTAAAGAGAACTTGGTCTTGCTGTGGATGGCAGAGGGATTTGTTCATCGTAAGGGAAGGAGGCGCTTGCAAGAAGTTGCATCTGACTATTTTGATGATTTGTGGATGAGGTCTTTCTTTCAATCATCCAAAACCGATCGTTTAAAGTTTGTTATGCATGACTTGATTCATGACCTAGCGCAAGCTGTGGCTGGGGAAATGTGCTTCAGATTTGAGCCTGAGAAACTTCAGAACATCCCAGAGATGGTTCGGCATTCATCTGTGCTAGTTGACACATTTAAGTCGGTTACATTGGACGCCTTGTACACAAAAAGGAGCCTGCGGACAATGCTTCTACTTTGCAATAAAATTTCAACTCGAGAGAACTCTAATTTGACAGTCCCTCATGAACTGCTGTGCAGTTTGAAATGTTTACGTTCAATGGACATGAGTCACATTTCTATAAAAGAGTTACCAGATTCCGTCGGCGATTTGATGCATATGAGGTATCTTGACCTCTCTCACACTGACATCAAGGAGCTACCTGAATCAATTTGCAGCCTCTGTAATTTGCAGACACTAATTCTTGCCAATTGCAACAAGCTTCTCCTGTTGCCAGAAGGTACAAAAGATTTGATAAATCTATTCCATCTTGATTTGACAGGTTGTTGGCATCTCAGATCCATGCCACCATCCTTTGGAACACTTACTTCTTTGCAGAGGCTGCATAGATTTGTTGCTGGAAATGAAGCCGGGAGGGGAATCAATGAGTTGAAGGACATGAATGAACTTCGAGCAACACTTTGCATTGACAGGATTGAGGATGTTACTAATATTGAAGATGCAAGGGAGGCTAGCTTGAAGAGGAAGCAACATATACGCAAGTTAGTGCTGAGATGGAGTAGGAGCCGACGTGTCCGGGATGCAATTGATGAAGAGTTACTTGAATGTCTTGAACCTCATACCCACCTTAGAGAATTAACCATTGATGTATATCCTGGTGCCAAGTTTCCAAACTGGATGGGAGATTCGCTGTCTCATCTGGAGAGAATTGAATTCTTACATTGTAATTACTGTAAAACCCTCCCTCCTCTTGGTCAGCTGCCGTACCTCAAATATCTCACCATAAGTACGATGCAAGAGCTTGAAAGCGTTGGTCGTGAGTTTTATGGGAAGGGTAAGAATAAGGGGTTTCCTTCTTTGAAGACACTAAAGCTCGAAGAGATGAGAAGTTTGAGGGAATGGGAAGGGATTGATCATGGAGACTTCCCTGTCCTTGAGGATCTTGCTGTTTTGAACTGCCCCAGCATTAACAATCTTCCAAAATTTCCATCACTGAACCATTTGTTGCTAGATGACTGTCATCAGACAGTATTGAGCTCACTGCATTTCCTCACCTCCTTATCCTCATTGGAGATTTTGAACTTCCGGAGAGTATATTTATTACCTGATGGTCTTCTTCAGCAACTAACTGCACTGAAAAATCTCAAAATAAAGGACTTTTACCGACTGGAGGCATTGCAAGATGAGTTAGGCTTACAAGATCTTCAGTCCCTCCAAAATTTGGAAATTTCATGCTGTCCAAGGTTGCTGTCATTTGGTAAGAAGGGGCTTCCTAGTTCGCTGCAACATCTTTCAATTAACATGTGCAGTGCTTTGAAGGACGTACCTACTGGGCTACAAAACTTAAACTATCTTGAGCAGCTGCATATTTCCAAATGTCCTAAACTTGTATCTTTCCCCGAAGAGAAGCTAGGAAGCTCACTTAAGAATTTGAGACTTTCATCATGTGCCAATCTGGAATCACTTCCTATTCGTCTCCATGAACTCCGACATCTTGAAAGTTTATCAATACAATCTTGTCCAAAACTAGCATGCTTACCAGCTTCAGGGCTGCCAGTGTCGCTTCGTTCATTGTATATCATGGAGTGTGCTTTATTGGAAGAGAGATGTGCAGAAGGTGGTGAAGATTTGCCAAAGATAGAACATATTCCTGAAAAGCATATTGGAGAGTCCAAGCTTTGA
- the LOC110613683 gene encoding DNA-directed RNA polymerase V subunit 5C — protein MAMEGRYGGGCGSVSKCMAEFVDQGSAESLRYYLSRKTILEMLRDRGYDVADLEVTRSLAEFRVEFGDKPELKRLRISASLRSNQRRQILVVFMGSDEIRTAAIRGLLCQIPNKESLHGLILILQSKMNHFARKELDKLQCKVETFQITELLLNITKHVIQPTYEILTAELTQQLLNKYKTEDKQLPRMLETDAIARYYGLEKGQVVKITCSGGLVDSLVTYRCVK, from the exons ATGGCAATGGAAGGCCGTTATGGCGGAGGATGCGGCAGTGTGAGCAAATGCATGGCGGAGTTTGTGGACCAAGGTAGCGCAGAGAGCCTTAGGTATTACCTCTCTCGGAAGACGATTCTGGAAATGCTACGAGACCGAGGCTATGATGTGGCTGACTTAGAGGTTACTCGCTCGCTTGCGGAGTTCCGAGTCGAGTTTGGTGACAAACCTGAGCTCAAACGCCTACGTATCTCCGCCTCTCTACGCTCAAATCAGCGTAGACAG ATATTGGTTGTCTTTATGGGCTCCGATGAAATCAGAACGGCAGCTATCCGTGGTCTTCTTTGCCAGATTCCTAACAAAGAAAGTTTACATGGGTTGATATTGATATTGCAAAGTAAAATGAACCATTTTGCGCGGAAAGAGTTGGATAAATTGCAATGTAAAGTTGAGACTTTTCAA ATTACTGAATTGCTGTTGAATATCACCAAGCATGTTATACAGCCAACATATGAGATATTGACCGCTGAACTGACGCAACAGCTGTTGAACAAGTACAAGACTGAAGACAAACAG TTGCCAAGGATGCTAGAAACCGATGCTATTGCACGATATTATGGTTTGGAAAAGGGGCAGGTGGTCAAAATTACTTGCAGTGGTGGACTTGTTGATTCCCTTGTCACTTACCGCTGTGTTAAGTGA